One genomic segment of Deinococcus sp. YIM 134068 includes these proteins:
- a CDS encoding TetR/AcrR family transcriptional regulator — translation MVRVRNSEATRAALLSAAATVLQAQGAGLSLDAVAREAGVSKGGLLHHFPSREALLDALALDLLARFERRVEALREREVAEHGERPGAWLRAYIAASFDSDPEEDALYEALKSLPAIWDQLGVMGEAHARLSARAEADGVPAARAHAVRLACDGLWLGGFSLGQRGAVREELMTWTRV, via the coding sequence ATGGTTCGAGTCCGCAATTCCGAGGCGACCCGCGCGGCCCTCCTCTCCGCCGCCGCGACGGTGTTGCAGGCGCAGGGGGCGGGCCTGTCGCTCGATGCCGTGGCGCGTGAGGCGGGAGTCAGCAAGGGTGGGCTGCTGCACCACTTTCCCTCACGCGAGGCGCTGCTGGACGCGCTGGCGCTGGACCTGCTCGCCCGCTTCGAGCGGCGGGTGGAGGCGCTGCGGGAGCGTGAGGTCGCGGAACACGGGGAGCGGCCCGGCGCGTGGCTGCGGGCGTATATCGCGGCGAGTTTCGACAGCGACCCCGAGGAGGACGCGCTGTACGAGGCGCTGAAGTCGCTGCCCGCGATCTGGGATCAGCTCGGCGTGATGGGCGAGGCCCACGCCCGGCTCTCCGCCCGTGCCGAGGCCGACGGCGTGCCCGCCGCCCGCGCCCACGCTGTCCGGCTGGCGTGCGACGGGCTGTGGCTGGGCGGCTTCTCCCTGGGTCAGCGGGGGGCCGTCCGCGAGGAGTTGATGACATGGACACGGGTGTAG